One segment of Candidatus Goldiibacteriota bacterium DNA contains the following:
- a CDS encoding radical SAM protein, with product MDGYPVVREERFEHKDMGSVYPPLSLLYMASMINKDSDYEVKLIDANGFDVTIQTVTEEIIKFSPDIVVSRCGFDTQEQDLEILKIAHGLGALTVLRNKIIADVPEIRDSIFKKNFVDVFIDSEPEAVISKLCTEVFGYKKTKEMHPDEWLLSAANRAKGCLTFLEKVPGISFHCGGRVSTNEKAAEISDINNLPFPAYELLPSLKPYHTGVMSAPFALIQTTRGCPFNCTFCAYGKSRCRERHIESVIQEIKYLKANFSIKSFLFFDDTISIKGGRVEELSKRMEEEGLNTLEWVCCTRANLVTYEMLKAMKRAGMKEIAIGVETGSAEILKNIKKGVTLDDIRQAAKWCKELGIMFYALVIIGLPGETKETVNETIKFIKEIDPFYTQVCFSTPFPNTDIYKYYEENGFLLTKDWSKYFPLAEEPVIRTQALTADDLKGLRNHIYKKLLFRPLYLLRKIRPFDWKWNIEGAKKIMQRIAAVIMKKPVR from the coding sequence GTGGATGGTTATCCTGTGGTAAGGGAAGAGAGATTTGAACACAAGGATATGGGGTCTGTATATCCGCCGCTTTCATTATTATATATGGCTTCAATGATTAATAAAGACTCTGATTACGAGGTAAAACTGATTGATGCTAACGGGTTTGATGTTACGATTCAGACGGTGACAGAAGAAATAATAAAATTCTCCCCTGATATTGTAGTTTCGCGCTGCGGTTTTGATACGCAGGAACAGGATCTGGAAATTTTAAAAATAGCGCACGGACTTGGCGCTTTGACTGTGCTTAGAAATAAGATAATCGCGGATGTTCCGGAGATTAGGGATTCAATTTTTAAGAAGAATTTTGTGGATGTTTTTATAGATTCGGAACCTGAAGCTGTAATAAGTAAATTATGTACAGAAGTGTTTGGCTATAAAAAAACAAAAGAAATGCACCCTGATGAATGGCTTTTAAGCGCTGCAAACAGGGCTAAAGGGTGTTTAACTTTTCTGGAAAAAGTGCCCGGCATATCCTTTCACTGCGGCGGGCGCGTATCTACAAATGAAAAAGCCGCGGAAATAAGCGACATAAATAACCTGCCTTTTCCAGCTTATGAATTACTGCCGTCGCTTAAACCTTATCATACCGGTGTTATGTCCGCTCCCTTCGCGCTTATTCAGACAACCCGCGGCTGCCCGTTTAACTGCACGTTCTGTGCTTATGGAAAGTCGCGCTGCAGGGAAAGGCACATTGAAAGCGTAATTCAGGAAATTAAATATTTAAAGGCAAATTTCAGCATAAAATCATTCCTGTTCTTTGACGATACCATTTCCATTAAAGGCGGCAGGGTGGAAGAGCTGTCTAAAAGGATGGAAGAAGAAGGGCTTAATACGCTTGAATGGGTTTGCTGCACGCGGGCAAACCTTGTAACATATGAAATGTTAAAAGCCATGAAACGCGCGGGCATGAAAGAAATAGCAATAGGGGTGGAAACCGGCTCCGCGGAAATCCTGAAAAACATTAAAAAAGGCGTGACGCTTGATGATATACGTCAGGCCGCCAAATGGTGCAAGGAATTAGGAATAATGTTTTACGCGCTTGTGATAATAGGGCTTCCGGGCGAGACAAAAGAAACCGTTAACGAAACAATAAAATTCATAAAAGAGATAGACCCGTTCTACACGCAGGTATGTTTTTCCACGCCTTTTCCCAATACGGATATTTATAAATATTACGAAGAAAACGGCTTTCTGCTGACAAAGGACTGGTCAAAATATTTTCCTTTGGCGGAAGAACCCGTAATAAGGACTCAGGCGCTTACGGCGGATGATTTAAAGGGATTAAGGAATCACATATATAAAAAACTTCTCTTTAGGCCTTTATACCTGCTGCGGAAAATAAGGCCCTTTGACTGGAAATGGAACATTGAAGGGGCAAAAAAAATAATGCAGCGGATAGCCGCGGTTATTATGAAGAAGCCTGTAAGATGA
- a CDS encoding polysaccharide deacetylase family protein codes for MSIDYRAMVSLTYDDGLDSQLKYGVPALDEFGLKGTFFVSGEALKNPAKYPAWRGAAGAGHEIGIHTINHPCDISFDFVPKGFALQDYDMARMREEIDENLRIVNNEFNYNADKYVFAYPCGQSSLGKNREISYKPLIKEKFAAARGIYSIYADPVSVDLYEVPCFGVECNSAEMIEMVKKAAQNGMWLVFLFHGIEGDYISVTKQAHRELVQYLSDNKDTILTDTFGNISSRISAKR; via the coding sequence ATGAGTATTGATTACAGGGCTATGGTAAGCCTGACCTATGATGACGGCCTTGATTCGCAGTTAAAATACGGCGTCCCGGCATTAGATGAATTTGGATTAAAAGGCACTTTTTTTGTATCAGGAGAGGCTTTAAAAAATCCCGCCAAATATCCGGCGTGGCGCGGTGCTGCCGGCGCCGGCCACGAAATAGGAATTCACACCATAAACCACCCCTGCGACATCTCTTTTGATTTTGTGCCAAAGGGCTTCGCGCTGCAGGATTATGATATGGCAAGGATGCGTGAAGAGATAGATGAAAATTTAAGGATAGTTAATAATGAATTTAATTACAACGCTGATAAATATGTATTTGCTTATCCCTGCGGACAGAGCTCGCTTGGCAAAAACAGGGAGATAAGCTATAAACCCCTGATAAAAGAAAAATTCGCGGCTGCAAGGGGTATTTATAGTATTTACGCTGACCCGGTATCTGTTGACCTGTACGAAGTGCCGTGTTTTGGCGTGGAATGTAATAGTGCCGAAATGATAGAAATGGTAAAAAAAGCCGCGCAAAACGGGATGTGGCTTGTATTTTTATTCCACGGGATTGAAGGCGACTATATCTCCGTCACAAAACAGGCGCACAGGGAGCTTGTGCAATATTTATCCGATAATAAAGACACAATCCTGACAGACACCTTCGGCAATATCTCCTCGCGAATTTCCGCAAAAAGATAA
- a CDS encoding 2,3-bisphosphoglycerate-independent phosphoglycerate mutase, whose amino-acid sequence MSKKVILIIRDGWGIGPDSKFNAVKKANKPYTDAFLKKYPNTVLEASGLSVGVPAGYMGSSEVGHLNMGAARIVKQEVVRINEAIEAGTVFGNPNMKRVFEAAKKSGALHVMGLVQDEGVHAHQEHLFAIIKEAAAQDIKNVYVHFFADGRDTYPRSSLTYLEKLEAKFKEYNKGVVGTVMGRYYAMDRGKQWDLTDKAFNCIVKCEGRKAKTAREAIELSYKNDKVPDGTDMTDEYIPPTVIDNYPGIKDGDGVIHFNYRQDRAIQLTNAFVDDVYPGKRDKKPDIAYCGLTRYYDAFKFNVLPPLDEGGDMVNLVGEEISKKGLKQLRIAETQKFKHVTSFFNGKMLEPYKGEDRIEIKGRFDASAYAEHPEMEAYIVKDRVIEEIKTGKYDFIAINFANGDMVGHTGVFEAAKKAIEVVDECTGLVTQAGLDAGYAVLITADHGNAEEMADEKTGAAKTAHSTYPVELIYAADDADRIKLRPKGILADIGATILDLLEVPKPKEATAESLIIK is encoded by the coding sequence ATGTCAAAAAAAGTAATTCTTATTATCCGCGACGGATGGGGTATAGGGCCGGATTCAAAATTTAACGCCGTGAAAAAAGCGAATAAGCCGTATACTGACGCGTTTTTAAAAAAATATCCAAATACAGTTCTTGAAGCGTCCGGATTATCTGTAGGTGTTCCTGCGGGATATATGGGAAGTTCAGAAGTGGGACATCTTAATATGGGCGCGGCAAGGATTGTAAAGCAGGAAGTTGTGCGTATCAATGAGGCTATTGAAGCCGGCACGGTATTCGGCAACCCAAATATGAAACGCGTATTTGAAGCGGCAAAAAAATCAGGCGCCCTGCATGTAATGGGGCTTGTACAGGACGAAGGCGTTCACGCGCATCAGGAACATCTTTTCGCCATAATAAAGGAAGCCGCGGCGCAGGATATAAAAAACGTTTATGTGCACTTCTTTGCTGACGGCCGCGACACATACCCGCGTTCTTCGCTTACCTATCTTGAAAAACTGGAAGCAAAATTTAAGGAATATAATAAAGGCGTTGTAGGTACTGTGATGGGCAGATATTACGCAATGGACCGCGGTAAACAGTGGGACCTTACAGACAAGGCGTTTAATTGCATTGTAAAATGCGAAGGCAGAAAAGCAAAAACAGCGCGCGAAGCGATTGAATTAAGTTATAAAAATGACAAGGTTCCGGACGGCACAGACATGACGGATGAATACATTCCGCCTACAGTAATTGATAATTACCCCGGAATAAAAGACGGCGACGGCGTCATTCACTTTAATTACAGGCAGGACCGCGCTATTCAGCTTACCAACGCTTTTGTAGATGACGTGTACCCCGGAAAAAGGGATAAAAAACCGGACATCGCGTACTGCGGGCTTACAAGGTATTATGACGCGTTTAAGTTTAATGTACTGCCCCCGCTTGACGAAGGCGGCGATATGGTGAATCTTGTGGGTGAAGAGATATCTAAAAAAGGCTTAAAGCAGCTGCGCATCGCGGAAACACAGAAGTTTAAACACGTAACTTCATTTTTTAACGGCAAGATGCTGGAACCGTATAAAGGCGAGGACCGCATAGAAATAAAAGGGCGTTTTGACGCGTCCGCCTACGCGGAGCATCCGGAAATGGAAGCGTATATTGTAAAAGACAGGGTGATTGAAGAGATAAAAACAGGTAAATATGATTTTATCGCGATTAATTTTGCAAACGGCGATATGGTGGGGCATACGGGAGTTTTTGAAGCGGCAAAAAAGGCTATTGAAGTTGTGGATGAATGTACAGGGCTTGTCACACAGGCAGGGCTTGACGCCGGTTACGCGGTATTAATTACAGCTGACCACGGCAACGCTGAAGAAATGGCTGACGAAAAAACAGGCGCCGCAAAGACCGCGCACAGCACGTATCCGGTAGAGCTTATTTACGCCGCAGATGACGCGGACAGGATAAAGTTAAGGCCTAAAGGGATTTTGGCTGACATTGGCGCCACCATACTTGATCTTCTTGAAGTCCCAAAACCAAAAGAAGCAACCGCAGAATCATTAATTATTAAATAA
- the msrB gene encoding peptide-methionine (R)-S-oxide reductase MsrB has translation MKKIMVITAVLVLTGAAILAKGAVNNMNKTAVFAGGCFWCMEGPFEAENGVIDVRAGYTGGSTKDPSYEEVSTGSTGHIEAIKVTYDPEKVSYERLLEIFWHQIDPTDAKGQFADKGSQYITAVFYLDEEQKKAAEKSKAELEKSGIFNKPIVTSIRAASEFYDAEEYHQDYYKTNPFHYGMYKKGSGREAFLKKTWKDEKKPDLKKKLTPLQYKVTQECGTEPPFKNEYWDNHKEGIYVDVVTGEPLFSSKDKFDSGTGWPSFTKPIDKASVIEKEDKSAFMTRVEVKSKKGGSHLGHVFNDGPNPTGERYCINSASLRFIPKEDLYKEGYGEYIKLFNP, from the coding sequence ATGAAAAAAATTATGGTAATCACAGCGGTTTTGGTTTTAACAGGTGCAGCCATATTGGCGAAGGGAGCGGTGAATAATATGAATAAAACAGCGGTATTTGCGGGCGGATGTTTCTGGTGTATGGAAGGCCCGTTTGAAGCGGAAAATGGCGTGATTGATGTAAGGGCTGGTTATACCGGGGGGTCTACAAAAGACCCCTCGTATGAAGAGGTTTCCACCGGAAGCACAGGGCATATAGAGGCAATAAAAGTTACATATGACCCTGAAAAAGTATCATACGAAAGGCTGCTTGAAATATTCTGGCATCAGATAGACCCTACTGACGCTAAAGGCCAGTTTGCGGATAAGGGCAGCCAGTATATCACTGCTGTGTTTTATCTGGATGAAGAGCAGAAAAAAGCCGCGGAAAAATCAAAAGCTGAACTTGAAAAATCCGGGATATTTAATAAACCAATTGTGACGTCAATCAGGGCGGCATCGGAATTTTATGATGCCGAAGAATATCATCAGGATTATTACAAGACAAATCCTTTTCATTATGGGATGTACAAAAAGGGCTCCGGAAGGGAAGCGTTTTTAAAGAAAACATGGAAAGATGAAAAAAAACCGGACCTTAAGAAAAAACTTACTCCTTTGCAGTATAAGGTGACGCAGGAATGCGGCACAGAACCTCCCTTTAAAAATGAATACTGGGATAATCACAAAGAGGGTATATATGTTGATGTGGTGACGGGAGAGCCGCTGTTCAGTTCAAAAGACAAGTTTGATTCGGGCACAGGCTGGCCGTCATTTACAAAGCCCATTGATAAAGCATCAGTAATAGAAAAAGAGGACAAAAGTGCATTTATGACGCGCGTTGAAGTTAAAAGCAAAAAAGGCGGCTCGCACCTTGGACATGTGTTTAACGACGGGCCTAACCCCACAGGAGAGAGATACTGTATCAACTCCGCTTCATTAAGATTCATACCCAAAGAAGATTTATATAAGGAAGGGTATGGGGAATACATAAAATTATTTAACCCATAA